In Candidatus Acidulodesulfobacterium acidiphilum, the following are encoded in one genomic region:
- the cydB gene encoding cytochrome d ubiquinol oxidase subunit II has protein sequence MNLNILWFILVAVIILGWSVMDGFDYGVGGLLNFIAKNNEEKRYVINAIGPVWDGNQVWLILGGGAVFAAFPLVYASIFSGFYLAMMLVVWLIIFRAVSFEFRSKVESAKWRNFWDTDITVTGLGIALLLGVAIANILMGVPLNKEHIDYQSLFSLLNIFGLVGGLISLSMFLMHGSTYLIMKTEGEVQQRARAFAKGFAVAFIIVTLLFLIISPIFAPRLLGNSFGIIGDLVPVIMFIGAIGVILTAGSSSDIKPFAYSIVAIIGAVASLAVGIFPNIVPSSINTKYSLNIYNSASNHLTLLVMLIATIIGLPLVLIYAIYAYKKFGLKVKMDDSSY, from the coding sequence ATGAACTTAAATATATTATGGTTTATTCTTGTTGCCGTTATAATTTTGGGCTGGTCGGTTATGGACGGATTCGATTACGGCGTAGGCGGACTTTTAAATTTCATAGCTAAAAACAATGAAGAAAAAAGATACGTTATTAACGCAATAGGTCCTGTTTGGGACGGGAACCAGGTATGGCTTATACTTGGAGGCGGCGCAGTTTTTGCGGCTTTTCCGTTAGTTTATGCGTCGATTTTCAGCGGATTCTATCTTGCAATGATGTTAGTCGTATGGCTGATAATATTCAGGGCGGTTTCATTTGAATTTAGAAGCAAGGTTGAAAGTGCTAAATGGAGAAACTTTTGGGATACGGACATTACCGTAACCGGTCTCGGTATTGCCTTACTGCTCGGCGTGGCTATAGCAAATATATTGATGGGAGTTCCGCTGAATAAAGAGCATATCGATTATCAGTCGCTTTTCAGCCTCTTAAATATTTTCGGCTTGGTAGGCGGTCTAATATCCCTTTCCATGTTTTTAATGCACGGCTCTACTTATTTAATTATGAAAACCGAAGGAGAGGTTCAGCAGAGGGCAAGGGCTTTCGCTAAAGGATTTGCCGTAGCCTTTATAATCGTAACTTTGCTGTTTTTAATAATTTCGCCGATATTTGCTCCAAGGCTTCTAGGAAACAGTTTTGGCATAATAGGCGACCTCGTTCCGGTTATAATGTTTATAGGGGCTATAGGAGTTATACTGACGGCAGGGTCTTCAAGCGATATAAAGCCGTTTGCATATTCTATCGTTGCTATTATCGGCGCTGTTGCAAGTTTAGCCGTCGGCATATTTCCGAATATAGTTCCGTCTTCAATTAATACAAAATACAGTTTAAATATATATAATTCGGCTTCAAACCATCTAACGCTTTTAGTTATGCTAATAGCGACTATTATCGGTTTGCCGCTGGTTTTAATATATGCAATTTACGCATATAAAAAGTTTGGCTTAAAGGTAAAAATGGACGACAGCAGTTATTGA